AAGCGTGTGGCGGTCAAAACGGGCACCGAGGGCCAGACCTTCGCGGAGTCCATCAAGGACCAGTACGGTTTCACCGTGGTGGCCTTTGCCCAGTCCGCGCAAATGTACGACGACGTCAAGTCCGGCGGCTCCGTGGCCGTCTTCGATGACTACCCCGTGCTCGCCTACGGCATCAAGTCCGGCAACGGCCTCAAGACCGTCACGGACAAGGAAGTTGGGTCCTCCTACGGCTTTGCCGTGAACAAGGGCACCAATCCCGAACTGCTGGCGGCATTCAACTCCGGCCTGGCCGAGCTGAAGGACAGCGGCGAATACGACGAGATCCTGGACCGCTACCTCGAAGCAGGTGCTGAAGACTCCAGTTTCTGGTCCCTGGTAACGGACAACGCTCCGGCCTTTGCCAAGGGCCTGGGGCTGACGCTGCTCGCCACCGCACTGTCCCTGGTCTTCGCTCTGGTGCTCGGCGTGCTCTTCGGCTTCTTCAAGGTCAGCCACAACGTGATCCTGCGCGGCATAGCCACCACCTACGTGAGTATCTTCCGCGGCACCCCCGTCCTGGTGCAGGCGTTCTTCTTCTACTTCGGCCTGCCGCAGCTGATCGGACAGCCGGTGGACGTGCTGACCGCCGGCGTTCTGACGCTGTCGCTGAACGCGGGTGCCTACATGACGGAAATCGTGCGCGGCGGCATCCAGTCAGTGGATCCGGGCCAGATGGAAGCTGCACGCAGCTTGGGCCTCGGCTACGGAAAGACGATGCAGAAGGTCATCATCCCGCAGGCCGTGAAGATTATGACGCCCTCCTTCATCAACCAATTCGTCATCACCCTGAAGGACACATCGCTGCTGGCGGTGATCGGCTTTGCCGAACTCACGTACCAGGCCCAGCAGATCTATGCCGTGAACTTCCGCACCGCCGAGGTGCTGCTGATCGTGGGCGCCCTGTACTTCATCGTCATCACGCTGCTGACCAAGCTGGCGGATGTACTGGATAAGAGGTTTAACAAGTGAGCAAGATCGTCACCCGCGGACTGCGCAAGTCCTACGGCACCAACGAGGTTCTCAAAGGCCTCGACGTCACCGTTACCGAAGGCGAGGTGGTCTGCGTTATCGGCCCCTCCGGCTCCGGAAAGTCCACCTTCCTGCGCTGCCTGAACAAGCTGGAAGACATCACTGCCGGTGAGGTGGAGGTCAACGGGGTCAGCATCACCGATCCCAAGGTTGACCTGAACAAGGTCCGCCAGAACATCGGCATGGTGTTCCAGCACTTCAACCTGTTCCCGCACATGAGCGTGCTGCAGAATGTCATGCTGGCGCCGCTGGAGCTGAAGAAGGGTTCCAAGGCCGAGGTGCGGGCCAACGCCCTGCGCCTGCTGGACCAGGTGGGTCTGGCGGACAAGGCCGATGCCCGCCCCGCGCAGCTCTCGGGCGGCCAGAAGCAGCGTGTAGCGATTGCACGGGCACTGGCGATGGCTCCGGACATCATGCTTTTCGATGAAGCCACCTCCGCCCTTGACCCCGAGATGGTGGGCGAGGTGCTGCAGGTCATCCGCGACCTCGCCAAGGCCGGCATGACCATGGTGGTCGTAACCCACGAAATGGGCTTCGCCCGCGAAGTGGCGGACCGGGTGATCTTCATGGCGGACGGTCACATCGTGGAAGAAGGCGACCCCGAGACGTTCTTCTCCTCACCCAAGCATCCCCGGCTGCAGGATTTCCTGGCCAAGGTGCTCTGACTCACCCCGGCGGCGTGCATCGGCTGCGCCACCCTAACGACGGCGGCTGTCCCCCTGAGCGGGGGCGGCCGCCGTCGTCGTTTGGTCTCCAGGCAGTGAGCAGACCCACGTTGAGGAAGTTCCGAAAGGCTCCTAGTCTTAAGGAAGCAGGGATTGCGGCGCATCGGGGTTTTCCCGAAAGACGCCGCCCTGCACTGCAGCGGCCGCGCTGTACGTCAAAGACTGCACTGCAGCAGCCGCACTGCCTTCCCGGCAGGAGCAGTATCCGCATTCCCCATTACGGCGCAGAGACGCCGCATGCGTGCGCTTGCATGCCAGCCGGAAGGCAGCCGCTCGCCTAAGGAATGCAACACCAATCGATTGGAGAATCCATCCATGCTGAAGCATGTCGCCAAGACCCGTCGCAGGACAAATCCATCAGTAACCGCACAAGTGGCAGCCATTGTCCTTGGCTGCGCCCTCGTGGCCGGAGGCGTTTCAGCGGCTGAGATCAGCATGCTGAACAGCTCTGGCGCTAATACTTCCGTCAGTACCGGATTTACGCCCTGACCTGCAACGGCGCTCGATCTGCCGGCTGAAAGCGGATACCGCGCACGGTCGGTTACGGTAGAACCTACAACACAGGTCCACCCGTGACCGCAATGCCTGCCGCCGAACCACCAGGAGATCCGCATGACAACGCCACTGCCCGGCTGGTACCAGGATCCGGCTCATCCCGGAGAGCAGAGATGGTGGGACGGCAGGGAGTGGAGCACTTACACCTTGCCCTTGGCAGCGCCTGAATCTTCAGGGTCAGGAGGCTCGACGGCGGGGAAACGGCAGCGGACCGGCAGCCAGCCAGATCCCGGTCAACCCGTTCACCCGGGGCCTTCCGGCCGTCCCGGATCCGCAGAAGCTGCGGCGCCTGAAGCGCCGGTATCTGCCGTTGACGCGGCCGACACCGAAGTGGCGCAGTCCTACCCCGGTGCCTCGTCGTACCCCGGTGCCTCGGGATATCCCGGCGGCAGGGAACAGGCATTCCCCTCCTTCCAGGCCAGCCGGTCGCAGCAGCCGCTGGGCTACACGGATCCGGCCGCGGGCTACTAGAGGTATCAGCAGGGATACGCAGGCACACATCCTGCCTATTCGGGATACTCCGGGTTATCCGGGCCACCTCAAGAACCCCCTGCGTTCAAACCCGCTTGCCCTGACCGGATTTATTCTGGGGATCGTATCCCTCTTCATGTTTTTTATCTCAATCGTCGGCACTGTCATTGGCCTTGCTGCCGGTGCCTTCTCGGCCATCGGGCTCACGAACCAGCGGGACCGGGCGCCCATGTACAAGGTGTTCGGCATCATCGGTTTGATTCTTGGCGTCATTGTTACGCTGCTATCGGTCCTGATCATTGCCCTGGTTTTCTCCGAGCCGTACACCTACTAGCCCCTCCCGCCTCCTGGTGGACCCAACCGTCCGGCAGGAGTAACGCCTGCCTCCCGCGGCCCGAACTGAAGGAGCCCGACGATGAACAGGTACACCGTGACCGCCGCCCCGGGCGAGCAGAACATGACCTTCACCCGGGATCCGCGGGGGAGCGAACCGCGGATTCGCGACTTCGTGGATACCGGTACCCCGAGGGGCTCCACGGTCTTCAGGTCATGCCTGCACTGGCCCAGATGGAGATCAAACGCGAACGCATCAACGACTCTGTTTCCAAGCGCCGTGCTGCCGGCAAGGACCTCGGCGGCCTGACTCCCAAACCGTGGGGCAGGGCCCCAATTCTATGGAAGTGGAACAGAGATCATAGTGGCTGTTAATTAATCTACTAGGAGCTAGGCTCACGCGTGAATGAACAAAAGCCCGACTTCTCCCGGTTACCACCCCGGCTAAGAACGCCGCAGTGCCCAAGCGCCGGCCAACGTTTCGCGAGCGATTTTTAGATGAGATAAGAACCTCGGTCCACGAGCACCACAGATGAGTCTTGTAGAAGCCTATGCGGCCCTCCCTTTCGTTACTAGAATCGCCAGTGTCGTTGCGAATCCGCAGGGAGGAAAAGTCATGGTTCTGGAGATCTTGGTTCCGATTCTCATGGGTGCGCTACTGAAGGGTGCCGACAAGTTTAGCGAGGGTGTGCTCAGCGCCGTTGAGGAAACCGCGGAGAAAGGAGCAGCCAGTGTGTTCGCGAGACTTAAGGCATGGTGGTCCTCCGACAAGTCCGCCGCTGAAGACCTGGGCAAGTTTGAGGAAGAACCCGACATCTATGCGCCGGTGATTGAGGCACGCCTGGTCAAGAAACTGACAGCGGAGCCACAGAGGCAGGCCGAATTCGCAGCGATCTTCGAGACCATGGGCTCCCAGATCGAAGTCTTTCAAACCATTGCCCGGGCGCACGGCATCACGGGGGCCAAGGTGGAGGAACTCTTGCGCGGAAGCGTAAACGTCCACCAGCGCATAGATGACGCATCTGATGTCGTCGGTGTGGATGTCAAGAAAATGGGTGCGTAAAGATGACACAAGGCAGCGCACCCCAGCCATCGGGTAGAACATAGTCCCCATGAGCCATGGGATGGGAGGACCGGGACTTCGCGGCGCAGACGACGAACAACTCTTCTATGAAGACCTAATCGCCGGGTATGTGCACTCTGATGGGTACGTGCGCCGGACCTGGCTCGAACAAGAGGTTATCGACCGACTCGGGCGCCCCGAATGTCAGTATGTCTTGTTGGTCGCCGAGCCCGGAGCTGGCAAGACTGGTCTGATGGCCGGCTTGGCTGATAGAAATCCCCAATGGCTGCGCTACTTCAACCGCCGCGACAGCACAACACCGCTGAGCGGTGGGGACGCCACCTCGGCGTTGATCCGTATTGGGCACCAGTTCGCGGCCCGGCAACCAGCCCTTTTCGACCCGCAGCGACTTGAGGTCGTGGTGAACCAACGCGTCACCCAGGCCGGTCCAGAGTCGAGCGTAGTAGGAGTGCGCATCGAGGATCTTCATGTCTCGCCATTCCATCGGACCGCCATCCGCGTTTCACAGGAAATCGGAGGGCTGAACGGTCATCTCGTCGGCGTGGAAGTGACAAACGCCACATTGGAGCCTCGGTTGCTGGCACCTGAGACCCTCCAGTACCTGGCCCTGATCGATCCGGCTGTGGTCTTGGGGGCCAGCCAGCCAGGAGAGCACGTTGTGGTACTCGTCGACGCGCTCGACGAGGTGTTTCGTTTCCGGGGTGGTATGAGCATTCTGGACTGGCTCGAGAGCGGACCCGAACTGCCGCCCAACGTGCGCTTCGTGGTGTCTTCACGACCTCATCCACGGCTCAAGGCGTTTGAAGGTGCCCGTGCCGGCAGCATCGAGGTTATTCGACTGGACGCAGCGTCAGCGGGGGTGCTCGACGACACACGGGAATTCTCTCGCCACTTGTTGGCGGTGTCGATCGCTGAGGAGCACCTGCCCGACCATGACGCCGCTGCCGAAAGGTTGGCACAAGCATCGGAGGGAAACTTCGCCTATCTCACGGCCTACGCGCGGGCTCTTCGCTCTGCAATGCAGGACGATAACGAGGCGACGCTCGATGATCTCCTTCGCCTGGATGAATTGCCGAAAGGTCTGGGTGCTCTCTACGCCACTTTCCTCCGTAACGTCCGTGAAGAAATCAACCTGCTCGGGGGCCTGGACGTTGAGAGTCCAGTTGGGCCTGCTGACAGGCTGACGCCGGCGTGGGAGGGGGCTGGCCAGCGTATGCTGGGCGTCCTAGCGGTTGCCAGGGCGCCGATGACGCTCGAACAGTTGATGAATCTAGGCGGCATCCGTGTGTGGAGGAGTGCTGCCATCAGCGTGTTGCAACGTCTTACCCCTTTCCTAGATGAGGTGGGTGTGGCCTGGCAGCTCTTCCACCCATCCGTCGCGGAATTCTTGACACGCGACGCCGTGGAGGAGGCTCCCGATCTCGGCGTGGAGGGCGATGAATGGCATCGCCGTATCGTACGTGCTTACCAGAAGGACACAAGCTGGGACAAGGTCGGCTGGGAGTCGATCGACGACTATGGGCTCCTGCATCTTGTCGAGCACCTCGTAGAGTTAGGTGATGCCAGCCGCAATGAAGTCAAGGCGCTCGTCAACCCGAGTTTGCGAGCCGCCTCCCGCAAGCGATTCCTGACAGACCTGCCGTTCAAACGTATCGTTGAAATAGCATTGGCCGAAGCCAATAAGGAGGCCGACCCCGGTAAGGCGTTGGCCGCCACGCTTTTCCTTGATGTGGTGAGAACTGAGTTAAGCAGTAGCGAGCGACTGCTTGCCCCCGCTGTCTTTGGGCTCATGGCCAAACTCGGCCGGTTGGGCGAAGCTGATGCGCGCGTCCAACTTCTGCTACCCAGTGAGCACCAGTTCACAGCGCTTCAGGCCATTGTCGCGTGCACGCCAGCCGCACAACGTCCGCTTCTTGGTGCACATGATGGAGCCGACCGTCTGGTGGCCGCTGCACTCGAGATGCCCGTTGCGCGCAACAAAGCCATCAAGGCGGCTGCCGAGACACTTGCTCCTTATGACCTCGATCGGGCTCTCGCAACGGCGGCAGAAGCCGAGAATGACGGCGCCCACAACGTGCACGACTCAGTGGTCGCCGCAGCGGTCCGTGCGGCCGGTCCTGCTTCAGCTCTGGGCCTGCTTGATCGCTTGCACGAGGGTCGGGCCACCGTTGCCGTTGACGTGGCGCAAGGAGCGGAACTCGTCGACCGCGAGCGACTGCTGTTGTTCGCCGAGCAGCACCTCGACGCCGAGACACTCCAAGGACGGATAACTGCCCTCGCAGGATTGGTCGCCGGATGGCACCAGTCGGACCAAGGGCGCTCCGCCAACGCCGCCTTAGAACTACGAGCCATGATCCAGCAGCCGCTCGAACAGAACGACTCTTCGGGGGACCGGCGGCGTGCCATGCTGGAGGCTGCGTCGATGGTGCGTCTGGCCGAGCCGGACCTGGCCGTATGGCTGCTCGACCGCATAGAAGAGGTAGACTCCACGAACAGTTGGGTGATGACCAGGGCCGCTGCGTTGTGGGCAGCATGGGGTGAGCGCGATAAGTGCCGCAAGGTGGCGGAACGCGTGCTGACCTACGAGCGGAGCCTGGGCTGGTACGGGCCAGCGGCGAATATTGCGGCGCTGGCCGTGGCCGTGAACACCGCAGATCCTGCCTGGGCTCTGGAATTGGCTGATGAAGCGGAGGGGCTCATCGTGAAAGCGGCGGGTTCAGTGCACGACCCGTTCGAGCGCAGCCGCGTCGACGCCACGCTGGGCGAAGTCGCCCGAGCCTTCAGTGCTTGGGATCGTGAACGCGCACTGAGGGTGGGCCGGCTCATGGGCGGCAGCTGGATCAGGGGCGGATCATGGGACTCATTCCACGGACGCTCCTCGGTTCTTGCCTGCATCGGTATTGACGCCTCCGACACCGACATCGACTTGGCCCGTGACCTGCTAGACGAATGCGCACCCGATCAAGCGCCGGCGGCCGTTCTGGGTCGTCACGACCCCAAGCTGATACGCGGCGGCCTGTTCCGCCCTGCCGAAGGCCTGGTCAGCAAAGATGAAGGGGTATTGCGGACGACAAATTTCATCGTCTTTATTAGGAATTCGGTGAATTACTGGTTTAGAGGCCGAGACTGGAGGTGGTTCGTCGAACCGGCGGAAGTCGCCCGCAGTATAGGGATGCCTCCCGGCAGCGCGGGTGCTGTTGCGTCATGGGCGGGGGTGATAGCAGCCGCTATCGAGCCAGTGGCTAAACTGGACAGGGATATGGCCATAGACCTGGCTGGATGGCCCTCAGATTCTGGTGAGCGCCTGATTGCCTGCGCCGCCTTGGTCAGGGCACTGACCGAGGCGGGCGACGGGCGCGCGGCTGCTGCCCTGGACGCTCTAGACCGCGCCGCTGTTAGCCTGCCCCGCTACGTCGCCGAGCTGGATCTTGAGAAAGTGGATCAGGGACCTGTACTGGCCTACCTCAACCCGTCCGTACGGGCGCGATGGGAGGCTGCCCTATTACTTCCGTCGAACGCCATGCACATCGCTGAGGAGCTCTCCAAAGCGACGGATTCTTGGTACTTAGATGCCACGCTGCGAGCCCAACGCCTCTGGGAGTTGATCTTGGCAAAGAGCCCAGAAGGCTGGGATCGCCAAACCATCATGGAAAGTATTAGCCGGGGTCTTTCCTCCATGGCAGGATATCCTGACGATATCCAATCGGACCTTGTCCGCGTAGCCGCAGCGTTGGCGCTGTCGCGCTTTGACGCCACTCAGGCCGAGGCGATTGCGGCCACAATCCAGCATCCCGGTCGAGCCCTTCTAGCGCGCATTCATGTAGCCGCCATGACAGCCGACGCTGACGCTGTGCCCGCAGCTTGTCGCGCCACCTTAGAGAGTGCACCCGCCGACCTCTCCGTCCTGGACCGTGCGGCCGCTGCCGCTACAGCTACCGCATTAGCCGCCGGCGAAGACAAGCAAGGGGCACTGGACCTAACGGACATTGGCGTAGCAGCACTTGAAGGGGCCGACGCGTTATCGGCGACGTGGGGTCTGGTTATGCTCGCGGCCAAAATCGACGGGCCTAGACGGGTCTTTCTCTTGCACGAAGCGCTGAGACGCGCTGAGGAGGTGGGCAACGTATACCTACGCAACGATGTACTGGCCAGTATGCTTGAACCAGCGACGCTCACCAACGATTCCTCAGTGATTACCATGGTTGCCCGGAGACTGCTAGCCGCTGATTGGCAGGTTCTGATGGAGGGCCTGCGCCGCGCTATTGGACCTCTTGTGACGCTCGCCGGTCCGGGTCTCCTTACCCAATTGGACGAAGCACTGTGGGCGGCGCAGCAGGTCGTGGGCGCAAACGGGCCACCGAAACACCTCGATGCCGTCGCCTCTCCGCCATTGAGGGTGCAGGTTCTGACCGCAACTTCGCCTGAGGCCGGGACCGTCGACACTGTTGGCTTTGACGTCCTCTAACTTGCGGCGGACGGCCTCCCGGTCTGCGGCTCGCTTCATGAAACAGCTGTCCAGTCTGCTGGGCACAGCTCCGCCGGTGGACGCCTACAACGTGCTAAAGGTCATCGGCAATCTCTCTATCGGTGCCGATTCTGACCAGCATTATGACGCTGAACAGCTGTACAGCTGACCGAGATGCTCAAAGGCACTTTGGAGGGCATTGTCCTTGCGCTCCTGGCCGTGAGCCCGGCATACGGCTATGAGATCACGGCCAAACTGCGGGAACAGGGATTCGCGGACATTGTAGAGGGTACCGTCTATGCACTCTTGGTTCGGATAGAAAAGCGGGGCCTCGTCGATGTCCAGAAGGTCCCTTCGGAGCAGGGGCCGCCCCGCAAGGTCTACTCACTCAATGCTTCGGGCCGGAAGTATCTCGAGGATTTCTGGGAATCTTGGGGATTTCTGGCAGACCGGATTGGCATGATCCGCCGACAGGCGGACCACGCGCAGGAAGAAGGGACGTAACCATGGCCGCGAAATGGATTGAGAAGGTGACCGGCCCCTTCGAAGACAAAAAACGTTGGCGGCAGTACAAGGCACGCAAGGACCGGCTGCCGCCGGGCTATCGCAAGGCAATCGACGGACTGGAACGGTACCCCATGTACGCCGGCCCGATCGCCAGGGGTGACGTTTTCCTGCAGATGCTGGAGGACCTCGCGGACCTGATTGAACGGGCAGCCGTTGACGAAACTCCCATCCGCGACATCGTGGGGGAGGACCCGGCGGAGTTTGCCGAGGCCTTCCTGCAGAACTATGCGGACGGCCAGTGGATTAACAAGGAACGGCTGTGCCTGAACAACACCATCAAAGAGGCCGCCGGAGAAACCTAGTCGCCTCGACTGGAGATCGAGCATGACAGCCAATCCACCCGCCGTCCCTGTGATCAGGGTCTGCGGGCTAAAGAAGTCTTTCCAAGATCTGCAGGTCCTGCAGGGGGGGCATAGACCTGGACGTAGCCGCGGGGAGCGTGCTCGCGCTGCTCGGGTCCAACGGGGCAGGCAAAACAACGCTGGTGCGTATTCTGGCAACAACGTTGAAAGCCGACTCCGGTGCCGCCGCGGTTTGCGGATTCGACGTCGGCACGAAGCCCGGCGAGGTGCGGCAATCCATCAGCCTCACCGGCCAGTTCACGGCAATCGACGATATGCTCACCGGCCGGGAGAACCTGCTCCTGATCGCCAGGCTGCGGCAGCAGGAAGACCCGAAGAGAACAGCCGACGGTCTTCTGGCCAGGTTCGCGCTGACCGAAGCAGGTAAGCGCAGGGCAGCCACCTACTCGGGCGGAATGCGCCGGCGCCTGGACATCGCCATGAGCCTGATCGGCGACCCGTCGGTGGTCTTCCTGGCCGAGCCCACAACAGGCCTTGACCCCCAGTCACGGGCCGAAGTCTGGGAAACCGTGAGAATCCTGGCAGACAGCGGGATCACGGTGCTGCTGACGACCCAATACCTCGAAGAGGCTGAACAGCTGGCGGACCGGATTGCCATCCTGCATCAGGGGGTCATCATCCGGAGCGGCACCCTCACTGAACTGAGGGCCCTGCTCCCGCCGGCCAGGGTCGAATATGTCCAGAAGCAGCCCACCCTCGAGGACGTTTATCTGGCACTCGTAGGAACCGGAGATTCCGGGACGGGTCTGGGCCTGGACGCCGCGGCGCCCGCAGGAGAGGAACCGTGATGAGCACGCATGCGCTGAGCAACACCCTTGCACTGACAGGACGCTCTCTGCGTCACGTCTTCCGCAGCCCGGATACGATCGTCACCACCGTACTGACGCCGATCGTGCTGATGCTGCTTTTCGTCTACGTGTTCGCGGGAGCGATTACCACCGAGTCCAATGAGTCATATCTCAGCTACACGCTGCCGGGGATCCTGTTGATTACCATTGCGTCAGGGGTGGCCTATACCGCATACCGGCTTTTCCAGGATCTTCAGGGCGGGATTTTTGAACGGTTTACGTCGATGCCGATCACGCGGTCAAGCGTTCTCTGGGCCCATGTCGTGACGTCGCTGGCGGCGAAACTGTTGTCCCTCTCCGTCGTCCTGATCATGGGTTTCCGGACAGGCGCTTCCGCTGGTGCCTGGCTCACAGTGGCGGGATTCCTCATCCTGTTCACGCTGGCGCTAACCTGGATAGCCGTCCTTGCCGGGCTCTCGGCGAAGACCATCGACGGTGCCAGTGCGTTCAGCTACCCGTTGATCTTCCTGCCGTCATCAGCTCGGCGTTTGTTCCCACCAGCACCATGCCGGGACCGGTTGCGTGGTTTGCCGAGAACCAGCCGGTTACCGCTGTGGTGGACACCATCCGTGCCCTGTTTGCGCAGGAGCCGGCCGGCACCGGGAACTGGGTTGCCCTGGCCTGGCTAGCGGCAGTCCTGGCCGTTGCTTACGCGCTGGCGATCACCAAATATCGGGGCAAATTCAGGTGATCCCGGACCCCTCATAAACACAGAGCCCCGCATGCCTTGCCGTGAGGCAGGGTATGCGGGGCTCTGCTGCGGGGTTGGCCCGCTGCCGGAGCTAGGGCTTAGCAGCCGTAGTAGAGCTCGAACTCGTAAGGGTTCGGGCGCAGCAGCAGCGGCTGGATTTCGTTTTCGCGCTTGTATGCGATCCAGGTGTCAATCAAGTCCTGGGTAAACACGCCGCCGGCCTGGAGGAACTCGTTGTCGTTCTCCAACGCATCGAGTGCCTCTTCCAGCGAACCCGGTGCCAGCTGGATGCCGCGGGCCTCTTCGGGGGGAAGCTCGTAGAGATCCTTGTCGATCGGGTCAGCGGGCTCGATGCGGTTCTTGATGCCGTCCAGGCCTGCCATCAGCTGTGCGGCGAAGGCCAGGTACGGGTTGGAGGAAGGGTCCGGAGCGCGGAACTCAAGGCGCTTGGCCTTCGGATTGGAACCGGTGATCGGGATCCGGATACCGGCCGAGCGGTTGCCCTGCGAGTACACCATGTTGACCGGAGCTTCGAAGCCCTTGACCAGGCGGCGGTAGGAGTTCACCGTCGGGTTGGTGAAGGCCAGGACGGCGGAAGCGTGCTTGAGCAGGCCGCCGATGTACCAGCGGGCTACGTCGGACAGACCGGCGTAGCCCTTCTCGTCGTAGAACAGCGGCGTGGAGCCGTTCCAGAGGGACTGGTGGCAGTGCATGCCCGAACCGTTGTCACCGAAGACCGGCTTCGGCATAAAGGTGGCGGACTTGCCCCAGGCATCGGCGACGTTCTTGACGATGTACTTGAACTTCAGCAGGTCATCGGCCGCGTGCGTCATGGTGGTGAACTTGTAGTTGATCTCGGCCTGGCCGGCACCGCCAACCTCATGGTGGGCGCGCTCAACCTCAAGGCCCGCGTTGTCCAGCTCCACGCAGATGGCGTCGCGCAGGTCAGCCTGCTTGTCCACGGGAGCCACGGGGAAGTAGCCGCCCTTGAACGGGGTCTTGTTGCCAAGGTTTCCGCCGGCTTCTTCGCGGCCGCTGTTCCACGGTGCCTCGATGGAGTCGACCTTGTAGAAGCTGCCCTGCGGGGAGGACTCGTACTGGACGTTGTCGAAGATGTAGAACTCGGCTTCGGAACCGAAGTAGGCCGTGTCGGCAATGCCGGTGGAGGCCAGGTAGGCCTCAGCGCGCTCGGCTACGCCGCGCGGGTCGCGGTGGTACGGCTCGCCGGTGCGGGGATTGACGATGGAGAAGTTCAGCGCCAGGGTCTTCTCGATGCGGAACGGATCCAGGAACGCGGTGGTCACGTCGGGAATCAGCTGCATGTCGGATTCGGCGATGCCCTGGAACCCGCGGATGGAAGACCCGTCGAAGAGCTGGCCGTTGATGAAGAAGTCGGCATCTACGGACTTCGCCGGTACGTTGAAGTGCTGCTGCACTCCGGGGAGGTCGGTGAATCGGATGTCGACGAACTTCACATCTTCGTCAGCGATGAACTTGAGGACTTCGTCCGCAGTTTTGAACATCGGTACTTTGCTCCTTATACACAATTGGGTGGATGACTCCGGACTGCACATCCTGACCTGCAGCAGGCTGGAAACGGGATCGCTGTCAACTGCTTAGAACTCTAGGGCCAACTAATTTCTCATCCGTGACGGCCGTGTTTCAGCCAAGTTACGCAAACCGAAGTCTCCCCTCCACCCTAGCGTGTACGGAACTGACGCGGGCATTTGCCACCCGGGCCGGCGCAACACACAGTCCGGGTAGTCTTAAACGGTGGTTGATAGAAGAAGTTTAGGTTCGTGGCTTGAAGGGCCTCCCTCCGACGAGAATTCCTGGCCGGGCAAGCGGCTGGGGCGGCCAAAGACCGGTCCCGGCAGCATCGCGCGCGTGGGCCCGCGGCTGGGCGCAATCATTATTGACTGGGCTATTGCCTCGGTCATTGGTTATGCGTTTTTTGGCGGCTCCTCCACCGCCATCCTCGCCATTTTCGCCGTGGAACAGATCGTGCTCGTGTCACTGCTGGGATACGGCATTGGGCACCGCGCGTTCAGCCTGCAGGTCCAGAAGCTGGACGGCCGGCCCGCAGGCCCGCTGGCCGCCGTCGTGCGCACGCTGTTGCTGTGCGTGGTGATTCCGGCCGTTGTCTTCGATGAGGACCAGCGCGGCCTGCACGACCGCGCCATGGGAACCGTCCTCGTGAAGGTCAAGCACTAGCGAAACCGTCCCACCCGCTGATTTGTTTGCTTTCCGTCAACAATGAAGGGCCCCTCCAGAGGAGGGGCCCTTCATTGTTTTGGTGTTGTGGAGGCCTTTACCGTCCGCGTGAAGCTTTGCGGTCCGGACGGGCCTTGTACGGGTCAATGCCCTTGGGGATCGGCAGGCGCGTTCCCAGGGCCGCCAGGCGCTTGTTGACGGCCTGGACTTCCTGCTTGGTCAGCGCCTTGGGCAGTTTCTTGGCCTTCTTTGCGACCTGTGACAGCGGGGTGAGGTTCTCTCCCTTGCCGGTCTGGATGACATGCACGGGTACGTTCGGCGCGATGCGGTTCATACGGCGGCGTTCGCCGTCGGCCAGTGCCTTTGCGCGGCCCGGTGCGCCCTCGGTCACCAGGACGATGCCCGGGCGTCCGATGG
This genomic interval from Arthrobacter sunyaminii contains the following:
- a CDS encoding amino acid ABC transporter substrate-binding protein/permease; its protein translation is MQTGTRARRGPAKLAAPFIAATAAIALLLGVPATAAYAAEDPKTVEGESFSVGTDTTFAPFEFRQDGELVGIDMDLLNSIAEEEGFTVDIRSLGFDAALQALQSNQVDGVIAGMSITEERQKTFDFSDPYFESGIQMAVAENNNEITGYEDLAGKRVAVKTGTEGQTFAESIKDQYGFTVVAFAQSAQMYDDVKSGGSVAVFDDYPVLAYGIKSGNGLKTVTDKEVGSSYGFAVNKGTNPELLAAFNSGLAELKDSGEYDEILDRYLEAGAEDSSFWSLVTDNAPAFAKGLGLTLLATALSLVFALVLGVLFGFFKVSHNVILRGIATTYVSIFRGTPVLVQAFFFYFGLPQLIGQPVDVLTAGVLTLSLNAGAYMTEIVRGGIQSVDPGQMEAARSLGLGYGKTMQKVIIPQAVKIMTPSFINQFVITLKDTSLLAVIGFAELTYQAQQIYAVNFRTAEVLLIVGALYFIVITLLTKLADVLDKRFNK
- a CDS encoding amino acid ABC transporter ATP-binding protein; amino-acid sequence: MSKIVTRGLRKSYGTNEVLKGLDVTVTEGEVVCVIGPSGSGKSTFLRCLNKLEDITAGEVEVNGVSITDPKVDLNKVRQNIGMVFQHFNLFPHMSVLQNVMLAPLELKKGSKAEVRANALRLLDQVGLADKADARPAQLSGGQKQRVAIARALAMAPDIMLFDEATSALDPEMVGEVLQVIRDLAKAGMTMVVVTHEMGFAREVADRVIFMADGHIVEEGDPETFFSSPKHPRLQDFLAKVL
- a CDS encoding DUF2510 domain-containing protein, whose product is MTTPLPGWYQDPAHPGEQRWWDGREWSTYTLPLAAPESSGSGGSTAGKRQRTGSQPDPGQPVHPGPSGRPGSAEAAAPEAPVSAVDAADTEVAQSYPGASSYPGASGYPGGREQAFPSFQASRSQQPLGYTDPAAGY
- a CDS encoding PadR family transcriptional regulator; the protein is MLKGTLEGIVLALLAVSPAYGYEITAKLREQGFADIVEGTVYALLVRIEKRGLVDVQKVPSEQGPPRKVYSLNASGRKYLEDFWESWGFLADRIGMIRRQADHAQEEGT
- a CDS encoding DUF1048 domain-containing protein — protein: MAAKWIEKVTGPFEDKKRWRQYKARKDRLPPGYRKAIDGLERYPMYAGPIARGDVFLQMLEDLADLIERAAVDETPIRDIVGEDPAEFAEAFLQNYADGQWINKERLCLNNTIKEAAGET
- the glnA gene encoding type I glutamate--ammonia ligase — encoded protein: MFKTADEVLKFIADEDVKFVDIRFTDLPGVQQHFNVPAKSVDADFFINGQLFDGSSIRGFQGIAESDMQLIPDVTTAFLDPFRIEKTLALNFSIVNPRTGEPYHRDPRGVAERAEAYLASTGIADTAYFGSEAEFYIFDNVQYESSPQGSFYKVDSIEAPWNSGREEAGGNLGNKTPFKGGYFPVAPVDKQADLRDAICVELDNAGLEVERAHHEVGGAGQAEINYKFTTMTHAADDLLKFKYIVKNVADAWGKSATFMPKPVFGDNGSGMHCHQSLWNGSTPLFYDEKGYAGLSDVARWYIGGLLKHASAVLAFTNPTVNSYRRLVKGFEAPVNMVYSQGNRSAGIRIPITGSNPKAKRLEFRAPDPSSNPYLAFAAQLMAGLDGIKNRIEPADPIDKDLYELPPEEARGIQLAPGSLEEALDALENDNEFLQAGGVFTQDLIDTWIAYKRENEIQPLLLRPNPYEFELYYGC
- a CDS encoding RDD family protein, which encodes MVDRRSLGSWLEGPPSDENSWPGKRLGRPKTGPGSIARVGPRLGAIIIDWAIASVIGYAFFGGSSTAILAIFAVEQIVLVSLLGYGIGHRAFSLQVQKLDGRPAGPLAAVVRTLLLCVVIPAVVFDEDQRGLHDRAMGTVLVKVKH